One segment of Mesorhizobium shangrilense DNA contains the following:
- a CDS encoding polysaccharide deacetylase family protein, which produces MSEKSDSRPRDFLGYGRVKPKVDWPGNAGLAISFVVNLEEGAENAHEDGQPTNDKLGEFVSALPDGMRDLAMEQLHEYGLRAGVWRILDLFDRYSRTSTFYMCGRAVERSPQIAREIVERGHEPACHGYRWVCHALFKDYETEKAELQKANEVIERVTGERPLGFYSMWAPSLNTRRILQELGFVYDSNAYNDDLPYYDTSLPGGPMLIVPYALDSNDFKFIAGDPWGSPQAYFDYLRCAVEFLLDEGKRGEPKMLNIGLHLRIVGRPARLWALEKFMQYLQDLGDRVWVARRIDIARHWLATQPPRAGVADIPRT; this is translated from the coding sequence ATGAGTGAAAAATCCGATTCCCGTCCGCGCGATTTCCTTGGCTACGGCAGGGTGAAGCCGAAGGTGGACTGGCCTGGCAATGCTGGACTGGCGATCTCCTTCGTCGTCAATCTCGAAGAGGGCGCGGAGAACGCCCACGAGGATGGGCAACCGACGAACGACAAGCTCGGCGAGTTCGTCTCTGCGTTGCCCGACGGCATGCGCGACCTCGCCATGGAGCAACTCCATGAATACGGCCTGAGAGCCGGCGTTTGGCGCATTCTGGATCTTTTCGACCGCTATTCCCGCACCTCCACCTTCTACATGTGTGGTCGCGCGGTCGAGCGCTCCCCGCAAATTGCCCGCGAGATCGTCGAGCGGGGCCATGAACCAGCATGTCATGGCTATCGTTGGGTCTGCCATGCCCTGTTCAAGGACTACGAGACCGAGAAGGCGGAACTGCAGAAGGCGAATGAGGTGATAGAGCGCGTGACGGGCGAACGGCCGCTCGGCTTCTACAGTATGTGGGCGCCGAGCCTGAACACGCGTCGTATCCTGCAGGAACTCGGCTTCGTTTACGATTCGAACGCGTACAACGACGACCTGCCCTACTACGACACCAGTCTGCCCGGTGGCCCGATGCTGATCGTCCCCTACGCGCTCGACAGCAACGACTTCAAGTTCATCGCGGGCGATCCGTGGGGCTCCCCTCAGGCCTATTTCGACTACCTGCGCTGTGCGGTCGAGTTCCTGCTCGACGAGGGCAAGCGAGGCGAACCGAAGATGCTCAATATCGGCCTGCACTTACGCATTGTTGGTCGACCGGCCAGGCTCTGGGCGCTCGAGAAGTTCATGCAGTATCTTCAGGATCTTGGCGATCGCGTCTGGGTGGCGCGTCGGATCGACATCGCACGCCATTGGTTGGCGACCCAGCCGCCCCGCGCCGGCGTGGCTGACATCCCGAGGACATAG
- a CDS encoding SDR family NAD(P)-dependent oxidoreductase, producing MTTQGLLGRNAIVTGGSRGIGAAIALAFARAGANVAVCHDDDDDGGSRIVEEICSLGRVGATQRCDVADAAALTAFIAASEARLGPTDILVNNAGVSGETPFEAIRPDSLDRMLDVHVKASFRAAQQVYPGMRERRWGRIINITSQLAYKGAPGLTHYCAAKAALIGFTRALAHEAAPHNVLVNAIAPGPVDTRLNDTLSDEYRAWKRAQLPLGRFGKPDEIAPTAVLLASSDGDYYVGQTLSPNGGDVMF from the coding sequence ATGACCACACAGGGCCTTCTTGGCCGCAACGCCATTGTTACCGGGGGTAGTCGTGGTATCGGCGCGGCGATCGCCCTCGCCTTCGCTCGGGCGGGCGCCAACGTCGCGGTCTGCCACGATGACGATGACGACGGCGGTAGCCGGATTGTCGAGGAGATATGCAGCCTGGGCCGCGTCGGCGCGACCCAACGCTGTGACGTCGCGGATGCCGCAGCGCTGACCGCCTTCATCGCAGCCTCCGAGGCGAGGCTCGGGCCTACAGACATTCTCGTCAACAATGCCGGCGTGAGCGGCGAGACGCCCTTCGAGGCCATTCGGCCGGACAGCCTCGATCGGATGCTGGACGTGCATGTGAAGGCTTCCTTCCGCGCCGCCCAACAGGTCTACCCTGGAATGCGCGAACGCCGCTGGGGGCGGATCATCAACATCACATCCCAACTTGCCTACAAGGGCGCGCCGGGTCTTACACATTATTGCGCCGCCAAGGCCGCTCTGATCGGCTTCACGCGGGCGCTCGCCCATGAGGCCGCGCCACACAACGTACTCGTCAACGCAATCGCGCCCGGTCCCGTCGACACGCGGCTGAACGATACGCTTAGCGACGAGTACAGGGCCTGGAAACGTGCTCAGCTTCCCCTTGGCCGCTTCGGCAAGCCCGACGAGATCGCGCCGACGGCGGTCCTGTTGGCTTCGAGCGATGGAGACTACTACGTGGGCCAGACTTTGTCGCCAAATGGCGGGGACGTGATGTTTTGA
- a CDS encoding asparaginase: MVAQQSSSKRIAVVSLGGTITMTAQAEGGVVPSLTSKDLLASLQPAVSGLEIEPITLRKVAGAQLRPQDLVELAHHIDGLAAMDYAGVVVTQGTDTIEETAFVLDIIATRTMPIVVTGAMRHADAPGADGPANLRDAIAVAASGDATRAGVTVALDGQIHAARFVHKAGTLSVGAFRSTPTGPIGWVSEGIATFALCPVAGLARIPVAQLGPLPNVAALKASMGEEGDLAEAAVERGCAGLVIEGMGAGHVPPAFADRLEKIATKIPVVLSTRVTGGEVLRRTYGFVGSEIDLLRRGIILGGWLQTAKARLLLTLLLAADHDRTRIATCFQAYGGLANLIAHQAHEGDQ, translated from the coding sequence GTGGTCGCACAACAGAGTTCAAGCAAGAGAATCGCCGTGGTCTCTCTCGGCGGCACCATCACCATGACCGCGCAAGCCGAGGGTGGCGTCGTCCCCTCGCTGACGAGCAAGGACCTCCTCGCCAGTCTCCAGCCAGCTGTTTCGGGCCTCGAGATCGAGCCGATCACGCTCAGAAAGGTGGCGGGCGCGCAATTGAGGCCCCAAGATCTCGTTGAACTTGCGCATCATATCGACGGGCTCGCCGCGATGGACTATGCAGGCGTCGTCGTTACGCAAGGCACCGACACGATCGAAGAGACAGCCTTCGTGCTCGACATCATCGCAACCCGGACAATGCCGATCGTCGTGACGGGAGCGATGCGTCACGCCGATGCGCCTGGCGCCGATGGCCCGGCCAACCTGCGCGATGCCATCGCCGTGGCGGCGAGCGGTGACGCCACAAGGGCCGGCGTCACCGTCGCGCTCGATGGGCAGATCCACGCCGCCCGTTTCGTTCACAAGGCCGGCACATTGAGTGTCGGCGCCTTCCGATCGACTCCGACAGGACCAATCGGCTGGGTGAGTGAAGGCATCGCAACATTCGCTCTTTGTCCAGTCGCGGGGCTCGCTCGCATTCCTGTCGCACAGCTCGGTCCTTTGCCGAACGTCGCGGCCCTGAAAGCTTCTATGGGCGAAGAGGGCGATCTCGCGGAGGCGGCGGTCGAGCGTGGGTGCGCTGGCCTCGTCATCGAAGGCATGGGCGCCGGCCACGTGCCGCCGGCTTTCGCCGATCGTCTCGAAAAGATCGCGACAAAAATCCCGGTCGTGCTCTCGACGCGCGTCACTGGCGGCGAGGTTTTGAGGAGAACCTACGGCTTCGTCGGCTCCGAGATCGACCTGTTGCGCCGCGGCATCATTCTCGGCGGCTGGCTGCAGACGGCAAAGGCGCGGCTTTTGCTCACGCTGCTACTCGCCGCAGACCATGACCGGACCCGCATCGCGACCTGTTTTCAGGCCTATGGCGGCCTCGCCAATTTAATTGCGCATCAAGCCCATGAAGGAGACCAATAA